One genomic segment of Anguilla anguilla isolate fAngAng1 chromosome 2, fAngAng1.pri, whole genome shotgun sequence includes these proteins:
- the arl4d gene encoding ADP-ribosylation factor-like protein 4D has product MGNQLTEIAPNTPFLPNFQCLHVVVIGLDAAGKTSLLYRLKLSEFVKTIPTKGFNTEKIKVAVGNSRAITFQVWDVGGQEKLRPLWKSYTRRTDGMVFVVDSTEAERMEEAKVELHKITRTSENQGVPVLLLANKQDLTSALSVAEVEKVLALHELSASTLHHTQGCSAVDGQGLQHGLEKLYEMILKRKKMVRHSKKKR; this is encoded by the coding sequence ATGGGGAACCAGCTGACGGAAATTGCTCCTAACACTCCCTTCCTGCCAAACTTCCAGTGCTTGCATGTGGTGGTCATCGGCCTCGACGCCGCAGGCAAGACCTCCCTGCTGTACCGTCTGAAGCTGAGCGAGTTTGTGAAGACAATCCCCACCAAGGGCTTCAACACAGAGAAAATCAAGGTCGCGGTGGGCAACTCGCGCGCCATCACCTTCCAGGTGTGGGACGTGGGCGGCCAGGAGAAGCTCCGCCCGCTGTGGAAGTCGTACACGCGGCGGACGGACGGCATGGTCTTCGTGGTGGACTCCACCGAGGCCGAGCGCATGGAAGAGGCCAAGGTGGAGCTGCACAAGATCACCCGCACTTCGGAGAACCAGGGGGTTCCGGTGCTCCTGCTGGCCAACAAGCAGGATTTGACGTCTGCGCTGTCGGTGGCGGAGGTGGAAAAGGTGCTCGCCCTCCACGAACTGAGCGCCTCCACCCTGCACCACACGCAGGGCTGCAGCGCAGTCGACGGCCAGGGCCTGCAGCACGGCCTAGAGAAACTGTACGAAATGATTCTGAAGAGAAAGAAGATGGTCAGACACAGCAAGAAGAAGAGATGA